A genomic region of Cannabis sativa cultivar Pink pepper isolate KNU-18-1 chromosome 1, ASM2916894v1, whole genome shotgun sequence contains the following coding sequences:
- the LOC115705330 gene encoding uncharacterized protein LOC115705330 has product MAMEMEMISKEKRREIMLREFDCIGRVPPTPPPSPSPANSSIHSHHHHHNIPAGLEHKNFTQENSGEKSVIKSTQLEELLMEKCLKKLDHELKDEKEIKPSSNIVEKPTIFTSKRLNSSIIASETTRIFCALIIALLVVLSYVDYAIFGRNIVRAESVVASRPLYILLLTDVTIVFARLYLENRGGYNSLEEEEEIMPQAQDDNGHNWIQAVKVLERGLVVYQAIRGIFIDFSFYAVVVICGLSFL; this is encoded by the exons aTGGCAATGGAGATGGAGATGATTagcaaagaaaaaagaagagaaataaTGTTAAGAGAATTTGATTGCATAGGTCGTGTTCCTCCTACTCCACCACCATCTCCATCCCCTGCTAATTCATCTATCcattctcatcatcatcatcataatattccag CTGGTTTAGAACATAAAAATTTTACTCAAGAAAATTCAGGGGAAAAAAGTGTTATCAAAAGCACCCAACTTGAGGAGTTATTAATGGAGAAGTGTTTAAAGAAATTAGACCATGAATTGaaagatgaaaaagaaataaaaccaTCATCAAATATTGTGGAAAAGCCAACAATTTTCACTTCAAAAAGACTTAATTCCAGCATAATAGCTTCAGAGACTACAAGAATATTTTGTGCTCTAATAATAGCATTATTGGTAGTGTTATCATATGTTGATTATGCAATATTTGGGAGAAACATAGTGAGGGCTGAGAGTGTTGTAGCTTCAAGGCCTCTTTACATTCTTCTACTAACTGATGTCACAATTGTATTTGCTCGATTATACCTCGAAAATCGAGGCGGCTATAACAGTctagaggaggaagaagaaataatGCCTCAGGCTCAAGATGATAATGGACATAATTGGATTCAAGCTGTTAAAGTTTTGGAGAGAGGTTTGGTTGTTTACCAAGCAATTCGTGGGATTTTCATAGATTTTAGTTTTTATGCAGTTGTTGTCATTTGTGGCCTCTCTTTCCTATAA
- the LOC115705328 gene encoding transcription repressor OFP14, translated as MAKKIEKCLQNFLPKIHFTSLSSSKDWIISNCSKHPKTLSFSAVRNQNDDSATLTDIDQFLFENFKSLYTTKDDVVHSQNDNPDVVLFESPRLLLPNLRGSHRFFVSTGISSSLIEEARASITTTTTTTNNSNDVVFEDTTSFSSSTTVDDDNSDEWVRLPDQCVAVLANSANPCDDFRRSMKEMVEEHFRRRKKVEWSFMEELLFCYLKLNDKRSYKYILSAFVDLIVDLRGDVEPAPSRSRKVVMNPLRNKLEKKTQRERGKSVT; from the coding sequence atggccaaaaaaatcgaaaaatgtCTACAAAATTTTCTTCCCAAAATCCATTTCACTTCTCTATCCTCATCCAAAGATTGGATAATCTCCAATTGTAGTAAACACCCCAAAACGCTGTCGTTTTCAGCAGTCCGAAATCAAAACGACGACTCCGCTACTCTAACCGACATCGACCAATTCCTCTTTGAAAATTTCAAATCGCTTTACACGACAAAAGACGACGTCGTTCATAGCCAAAACGACAACCCAGATGTCGTTTTGTTTGAATCTCCTCGCCTATTACTTCCGAATCTCCGTGGGTCCCACCGATTCTTCGTAAGTACCGGAATTTCAAGCTCGCTAATCGAGGAAGCCCGGGCAAGTATTACCaccactactactactactaataaTTCAAACGACGTCGTTTTTGAAGATACGACGTCGTTTTCGTCTTCAACTACTGTCGATGATGATAATAGCGATGAATGGGTAAGGCTTCCAGATCAATGCGTCGCCGTTTTGGCCAACTCAGCAAACCCTTGCGATGATTTCCGGCGATCGATGAAGGAGATGGTGGAAGAGCATTTCCGGCGACGGAAGAAGGTTGAGTGGAGTTTCATGGAGGAGCTTCTGTTCTGTTACCTGAAACTAAACGATAAAAGATCGTACAAGTACATACTCAGTGCCTTCGTGGATTTGATCGTCGATTTGCGTGGAGATGTGGAACCAGCTCCGTCGAGATCACGGAAAGTAGTCATGAATCCACTTCGAAATAAGCTGGAGAAGAAAAcccaaagagagagagggaaatcAGTAACGTAA